The Streptomyces sp. NBC_01689 genome includes a window with the following:
- a CDS encoding ATP-binding protein, with translation MTVSIESVEPTPAVTPAGQAGAAAPADSAVSAGGGAAGSGARPGEVLRPHAEHAFAAELAALAAQDDRPRPARWRMSPWAVATYLLGGTLPDGTRITPKYVGPRRVVEVAVTTLATDRALLLLGVPGTAKTWVSEHLAAAVSGDSTLLVQGTAGTPEEAIRYGWNYARLLAHGPSRDALVPSPVMRAMAEGMTVRVEELTRVPADVQDTLITILSEKTLPIPELGEETQAVRGFNLIATANDRDRGVNELSSALRRRFNTVVLPLPETAEAEVDIVSRRVDQIGRSLDLPSVPDGVDEIRRVVTVFRELRDGVTADGRTKLKSPSGTLSTAEAISVVTGGLALAAHFGDGVLRASDVAAGVLGAVVRDPAADRVIWQEYLEAVVREREGWKDFYRACREVSA, from the coding sequence ATGACCGTGTCCATCGAGTCCGTGGAACCGACGCCCGCAGTCACACCCGCGGGACAGGCCGGGGCAGCCGCCCCGGCCGACAGCGCCGTCAGCGCCGGTGGTGGCGCCGCGGGCAGCGGGGCGCGCCCCGGCGAGGTGCTGCGGCCGCACGCCGAGCACGCCTTCGCCGCCGAACTCGCCGCACTGGCCGCGCAGGACGACCGGCCCCGCCCCGCCCGCTGGCGGATGTCGCCGTGGGCGGTGGCGACCTATCTGCTGGGCGGCACCCTGCCGGACGGCACGCGGATCACACCGAAGTACGTGGGCCCGCGCCGCGTCGTCGAGGTCGCGGTCACCACCCTCGCCACCGACCGCGCCCTGCTGCTCCTCGGCGTACCCGGCACCGCGAAGACCTGGGTGTCCGAGCATCTGGCCGCGGCGGTCAGCGGCGACTCGACCCTGCTGGTGCAGGGCACCGCCGGCACACCGGAGGAGGCGATCCGGTACGGCTGGAACTACGCCAGGCTGCTCGCGCACGGCCCCAGCCGGGACGCCCTCGTGCCGAGCCCGGTCATGCGTGCCATGGCCGAGGGCATGACGGTCCGCGTCGAGGAGCTGACGCGGGTTCCGGCGGACGTCCAGGACACGCTGATCACGATCCTGTCCGAGAAGACGCTGCCCATACCGGAGTTGGGCGAGGAGACGCAGGCCGTCCGCGGCTTCAACCTGATCGCCACCGCCAACGACCGGGACCGCGGGGTGAACGAGCTGTCCAGCGCCCTGCGCCGCCGCTTCAACACGGTGGTGCTGCCCCTGCCGGAGACCGCCGAGGCCGAGGTGGACATCGTCTCGCGCCGCGTCGACCAGATCGGCCGCTCCCTCGACCTCCCGTCGGTCCCGGACGGCGTCGACGAGATCCGACGCGTCGTCACCGTCTTCCGTGAGCTGCGCGACGGGGTGACCGCCGACGGGCGTACGAAGCTCAAGTCGCCCAGCGGCACGCTGTCCACCGCCGAGGCCATCTCCGTCGTCACCGGCGGCCTCGCGCTGGCCGCCCACTTCGGCGACGGGGTGCTGCGCGCCTCGGACGTGGCAGCGGGCGTGCTCGGCGCGGTCGTCCGCGACCCGGCGGCCGACCGGGTGATCTGGCAGGAGTATCTGGAGGCGGTCGTCCGTGAGCGCGAGGGCTGGAAGGACTTCTACCGGGCCTGCCGGGAGGTGAGCGCGTGA